One genomic segment of Helicobacter enhydrae includes these proteins:
- a CDS encoding POT-type proton-dependent oligopeptide transporter: MFGWEIPTAWFQSVNALFIIIFAPIAGYFWILLAKKNMECGSITKFALGLALAGVSFLIMMLASYVVLGGVEKVSPLWIVTSLLFLTFGELALSPIGLSLMTQIAPRIIRGQVMGLWFVSISLGNVVAGLVGGEVEADKLESLPSVFGQSVVILFTIAVILFLIRKPLNKIAKQRSE, from the coding sequence GTGTTTGGTTGGGAAATTCCTACAGCTTGGTTTCAGTCTGTCAATGCGTTATTTATCATCATATTTGCACCCATTGCTGGGTATTTTTGGATACTTCTTGCCAAGAAAAATATGGAATGTGGCAGTATCACTAAATTTGCCTTAGGTTTGGCATTGGCTGGCGTTAGCTTTTTGATTATGATGCTTGCATCTTATGTAGTTTTGGGTGGAGTTGAGAAAGTCTCTCCTCTATGGATTGTGACAAGTCTTTTATTCTTAACTTTTGGTGAATTGGCTTTGAGTCCGATAGGATTATCTTTGATGACACAAATCGCTCCTAGAATAATTAGAGGGCAAGTTATGGGGCTTTGGTTTGTATCTATTTCTTTGGGTAATGTAGTTGCAGGACTTGTTGGTGGAGAAGTGGAAGCAGACAAATTAGAATCATTGCCATCTGTGTTTGGGCAATCTGTTGTGATTTTATTCACCATCGCTGTGATTTTATTTCTGATCAGAAAGCCTTTGAACAAAATCGCAAAACAACGAAGCGAATAG
- a CDS encoding peptide MFS transporter: MDKKINPTDLDSSFLGHPKPLMSLSLTEVWERFSFYGIRPLLILFMIAVIEKGGLGFDRPTASAIVGIFGGSLYLAALPGGFLADRWLGQKKATFIGAVLIAFGHLSIALAIFHTTMFFIGLVLIVIGTGLFKPCASIMVGMLYKDGDPRRDSGFTIFYMGINLGAFIAPLICGSIQQQYGWHLGFGAGGIGMLIALIIFYFKTIPDFREFGEKVGLDKSWEKPVNKKEGLGLIVFIVAIFIAVFIALCVTGVISLNPTTIAQRMVVFISLGALLYFLYLFFLAGLNSEEKKSLIVFLVLFIASAFFWSTFEQQPTSFNLFCT, from the coding sequence ATGGATAAAAAAATAAATCCTACAGATCTAGATTCTTCTTTTTTGGGACATCCTAAACCATTGATGAGTTTATCCTTAACAGAGGTTTGGGAGAGGTTTTCGTTTTATGGAATCAGACCTCTTTTGATTCTGTTTATGATTGCAGTGATTGAGAAAGGTGGGCTAGGATTTGACAGACCTACAGCAAGTGCTATTGTGGGAATCTTTGGAGGTTCGCTTTATTTAGCCGCTTTACCCGGAGGCTTTTTGGCAGATAGATGGTTAGGGCAAAAGAAAGCAACTTTTATAGGTGCGGTTTTGATTGCTTTTGGACATCTAAGCATTGCACTTGCGATATTTCATACCACTATGTTTTTTATAGGCTTGGTATTGATAGTCATTGGAACAGGACTTTTTAAACCTTGTGCATCTATTATGGTGGGAATGTTATACAAAGATGGGGATCCAAGAAGGGATTCGGGCTTCACCATATTTTATATGGGTATCAATTTGGGTGCTTTTATTGCTCCACTTATATGCGGATCTATCCAACAGCAATATGGTTGGCATTTGGGATTTGGCGCTGGTGGAATAGGAATGCTAATCGCGTTAATCATCTTTTATTTCAAAACAATTCCAGATTTTAGGGAGTTTGGAGAAAAAGTAGGTTTGGATAAAAGTTGGGAAAAACCTGTTAATAAAAAGGAAGGCTTGGGACTCATCGTGTTTATCGTTGCAATTTTCATCGCTGTTTTTATAGCATTATGTGTCACAGGTGTGATTTCTCTCAATCCAACTACCATAGCACAAAGAATGGTTGTGTTTATTTCTTTGGGTGCATTGCTCTATTTTCTCTATCTCTTTTTTCTAGCAGGGTTAAATAGCGAGGAAAAAAAGAGTTTGATTGTTTTTTTGGTTTTGTTTATTGCATCTGCATTTTTCTGGTCTACTTTTGAACAACAACCAACATCTTTTAACCTTTTTTGCACATGA
- a CDS encoding DUF262 domain-containing protein, translated as MADSNNPQTILRSIGELEDKKFFVPHYQRGYRWGVNEVKALIEDIWDFHQHKQDGDYYCLQPIVVKKDGETYRVIDGQQRLTTIFLIERFLKEEKEEKEEALFKIEYETRKDSSDFLKKIAKTPKERAGNIDFYHFVQAYDTIKDAFGGIDEVEFLDTLKKHCKVLWYEIGEDEDEINVFLRLNIGKIPLRESENIKALFLLSREDIDVKDRARFWYEKEKRARADNDFRYCVLSPISENDIERVRGKEPVLKDDIQRMEVYLKAIAYDQKSKKSKVNLFDYFYEIYNGKNNNITLDNKWEELERCVRNLEGFASNNQTNQKIDREIFHYLGFLTYLKLPLSEVYKLWEEKAELSKEQFAEVLLEEIRKLLAKKIQNFIEKKKLKLDKKLDYLDELNYYENSDEIKQILLLCNLEISNQSNKYFEFNRFVLEQWSLEHIHAQKSQSIKNKIAKEGKDEVIKWLEKEVKRYIKEIEEDNPLISDIEKYIDKINGKKEISNKDLKDDEIFNKIDEYFKNNLSLNEISNLTLLDRSSNSSLGNHIFSEKRKKIEELARGNKFIPILTQKVFDKSIEGLDYSTKDFFSKTDREAYKQYIKDLVSKYLNDTEENNEK; from the coding sequence ATGGCAGATTCAAACAATCCACAAACGATTTTGAGAAGTATTGGAGAGCTTGAGGACAAAAAATTTTTCGTCCCTCATTATCAAAGGGGCTATAGATGGGGTGTCAATGAAGTCAAAGCTTTGATTGAGGATATTTGGGATTTTCATCAACATAAACAAGATGGGGATTACTACTGCTTACAACCTATCGTTGTGAAAAAAGATGGAGAAACTTATCGCGTCATTGATGGACAGCAAAGATTGACAACGATTTTTTTGATAGAGCGTTTTTTGAAAGAAGAAAAAGAAGAAAAAGAAGAAGCTTTGTTTAAAATTGAATATGAAACTCGCAAGGATAGTTCTGATTTTTTGAAAAAAATAGCAAAAACACCAAAAGAGAGAGCAGGAAATATAGATTTTTATCATTTTGTTCAAGCTTACGACACCATAAAAGACGCTTTTGGAGGGATTGACGAAGTTGAATTTCTAGACACATTAAAAAAGCACTGCAAGGTTTTGTGGTATGAAATCGGAGAAGATGAAGATGAAATCAATGTATTTTTGCGTCTCAATATTGGCAAAATCCCATTGCGTGAGAGTGAAAATATCAAAGCCTTGTTTTTGCTTTCAAGAGAAGATATAGATGTGAAAGATCGAGCAAGATTCTGGTATGAAAAAGAAAAAAGAGCAAGAGCAGATAATGATTTTAGATATTGTGTATTAAGCCCTATTTCAGAAAATGATATTGAAAGAGTTAGAGGCAAAGAACCTGTTTTGAAAGATGATATTCAAAGAATGGAGGTTTATCTCAAGGCTATTGCGTATGATCAAAAATCTAAAAAATCTAAAGTAAATCTTTTTGATTATTTTTATGAAATTTATAATGGCAAGAATAACAACATCACACTTGATAACAAATGGGAAGAATTAGAGAGATGTGTGCGTAATTTGGAAGGTTTTGCTTCTAATAACCAAACAAATCAAAAAATAGATAGAGAAATTTTTCATTATCTTGGGTTTTTGACATATTTAAAATTACCTCTTAGTGAAGTTTATAAACTTTGGGAAGAGAAAGCAGAATTAAGCAAAGAGCAATTTGCTGAAGTTTTACTTGAGGAAATCAGAAAATTACTAGCTAAAAAAATACAAAATTTTATCGAAAAGAAAAAACTAAAACTTGATAAGAAACTTGATTATCTTGATGAGCTTAATTATTATGAAAACTCAGATGAAATCAAACAGATTCTCTTGTTGTGTAATTTAGAGATTTCAAATCAAAGCAACAAGTATTTTGAGTTTAATCGGTTTGTATTGGAGCAATGGAGTTTGGAACATATCCACGCACAAAAATCACAAAGTATCAAAAATAAGATTGCGAAAGAAGGGAAAGACGAAGTAATAAAATGGCTAGAAAAAGAAGTTAAGAGGTATATAAAAGAAATAGAGGAGGATAACCCACTAATCAGTGATATTGAAAAATACATAGACAAGATCAACGGCAAAAAAGAGATAAGCAACAAAGATTTAAAAGATGATGAAATATTTAATAAGATAGATGAATATTTCAAAAATAACCTAAGTCTGAATGAAATATCTAATCTCACTTTGTTAGATAGAAGTTCAAATTCAAGTCTTGGTAATCATATCTTTAGTGAAAAACGCAAAAAAATTGAGGAGTTAGCTAGGGGAAATAAATTTATCCCTATTTTGACTCAAAAAGTGTTTGATAAAAGTATAGAGGGGCTTGACTATTCCACCAAAGATTTCTTTTCTAAAACAGATAGAGAGGCATATAAACAATATATCAAAGATTTGGTATCCAAATATCTAAATGATACGGAGGAAAATAATGAAAAATAA
- the gmd gene encoding GDP-mannose 4,6-dehydratase: protein MKKALITGITGQDGAYLAEFLLNKNYEVHGIKRRSSLFNTDRIDHLYQDPHEANRRFHLHHGDLTDSTNLIRIVQEVQPDEIYNLAAMSHVAVSFEEPEYVANADGVGTLRLLEAIRILGLENKTKIYQASTSELYGLVQEVPQSEKTPFYPRSPYACAKLYSYWITINYREAYNIFACNGILFNHESPIRGETFVTRKITRAVAKIALGLQDKLYLGNLSAKRDWGHAKDYVQAMWLILQQEKPQDFCIATGISTEVREFVKMAFKYVGAEIEFQGEGVDEKGYIASSSSQFPLPIGKEVIAVSPKYFRPTEVDFLLGDPSKAQKELGWTPQYNLEMLVEDMMQSDLKLMQKDAYLKQGGYEILRYFE, encoded by the coding sequence ATGAAAAAAGCACTGATTACCGGAATCACAGGGCAAGATGGTGCCTATCTAGCTGAATTTTTGCTCAACAAAAACTACGAAGTGCATGGAATCAAAAGAAGAAGCTCACTTTTCAACACCGATCGTATCGATCACCTCTATCAAGATCCTCACGAAGCAAATCGTAGATTTCATTTGCACCACGGAGATCTCACAGATAGCACAAACCTTATCCGTATCGTCCAAGAAGTGCAACCCGATGAGATTTACAACCTTGCAGCGATGAGTCATGTCGCTGTGAGTTTTGAGGAGCCTGAGTATGTCGCCAACGCAGATGGTGTGGGGACATTGCGACTGCTAGAGGCGATTAGAATCTTGGGGCTTGAGAACAAAACCAAAATCTATCAAGCTTCCACAAGTGAGCTGTATGGATTGGTGCAGGAAGTGCCACAAAGTGAGAAAACTCCATTCTACCCTCGCTCTCCCTATGCGTGTGCCAAACTCTATTCTTATTGGATCACTATCAATTATCGAGAGGCTTATAATATCTTTGCTTGTAATGGCATTTTGTTCAACCACGAGAGCCCTATCCGCGGAGAAACTTTTGTCACAAGAAAGATCACAAGAGCTGTCGCAAAAATCGCTCTAGGACTGCAAGACAAACTCTATCTTGGCAATCTATCTGCCAAACGCGATTGGGGACACGCCAAAGACTATGTTCAGGCGATGTGGCTGATTTTGCAACAAGAAAAACCTCAAGATTTTTGTATCGCCACAGGGATTAGCACTGAAGTGCGTGAGTTTGTCAAAATGGCGTTCAAATATGTCGGAGCTGAAATCGAGTTTCAAGGAGAGGGCGTAGATGAAAAAGGCTATATTGCTTCCTCTAGCAGTCAATTCCCATTGCCGATAGGCAAAGAAGTCATCGCAGTTTCCCCCAAATATTTCCGCCCCACAGAAGTGGATTTTTTGCTAGGTGATCCTAGCAAAGCCCAAAAAGAATTGGGCTGGACACCACAATACAATCTTGAAATGCTCGTAGAAGATATGATGCAATCTGACTTGAAGCTGATGCAAAAAGACGCATACCTCAAGCAAGGTGGCTATGAGATCTTGCGATATTTCGAATAA
- a CDS encoding mannose-1-phosphate guanylyltransferase/mannose-6-phosphate isomerase — MIKIFILCGGSGTRLWPISRTDLPKQFAPLFGKMTLFQKTLLRAQTAVEALGLEAQICVSTNKEHYFLAKQQAQEIGVEISQFLLEDEGRDSAAALILGALSSQELLLALPSDHIINDNEAFAQNLKEALELASQNRIVTFGIKPTSPHTGYGYIHAKAQEVLGFYEKPNLQTAQQYLQSGEYFFNSGMFCFQTKCFLQECQTHAPTLLQQCQTIYNQAKRQEDSISLQMRGVEKISIDYALMEKSSSLAMVEADFDWNDVGNFQALQDEFPCDSNENASNTQIFAKDAHQNFVLADKPVSLIGTQNLVVVDTKDALLITTQNKAQEVKEIVEQIKDTPIVKESPITHRPWGSYEVLEETRFYKIKKIIVKPHKRLSLQKHFHRNEHWIVVSGSALVTNGDEEMFLHSNQSTYIPMGSPHRLANPGKIDLVLIEVQMGEYVGEDDIVRLEDDFARI; from the coding sequence AAACAATTTGCTCCGCTTTTTGGCAAGATGACTCTTTTTCAAAAAACTCTACTTAGAGCACAAACAGCAGTGGAGGCTTTGGGTTTGGAAGCACAGATTTGCGTCTCTACCAACAAAGAGCATTATTTTTTGGCTAAGCAACAAGCTCAAGAGATCGGCGTAGAAATCTCTCAATTTTTGCTTGAAGATGAGGGGCGTGATAGTGCGGCGGCTTTGATACTTGGTGCTTTGTCCTCGCAAGAGCTCCTCCTAGCACTTCCAAGCGATCATATCATCAATGACAATGAAGCATTTGCCCAAAATCTCAAAGAGGCACTAGAGCTCGCTTCCCAAAACCGCATCGTGACTTTTGGTATCAAGCCCACCTCCCCACACACAGGTTATGGCTATATCCACGCCAAAGCACAGGAGGTTTTGGGATTTTATGAAAAACCCAACCTCCAAACAGCACAACAATACCTCCAAAGTGGAGAATATTTTTTTAATAGTGGAATGTTTTGCTTCCAAACAAAGTGTTTTTTGCAAGAGTGCCAAACCCACGCACCCACACTACTCCAACAATGCCAAACAATCTACAATCAAGCAAAAAGACAAGAAGACTCCATCAGTCTGCAAATGCGTGGAGTGGAAAAAATCAGTATCGATTATGCACTGATGGAAAAAAGCTCCTCTCTTGCAATGGTGGAAGCAGACTTTGACTGGAATGATGTCGGAAACTTCCAAGCACTTCAAGATGAGTTTCCGTGCGATAGCAACGAAAATGCTAGCAACACTCAGATTTTTGCCAAAGACGCTCATCAAAACTTCGTTTTGGCTGACAAACCCGTTTCACTCATCGGGACACAAAACCTTGTAGTTGTGGATACCAAAGACGCATTGCTCATCACCACACAAAACAAAGCACAAGAAGTCAAAGAGATTGTGGAGCAAATCAAAGACACCCCAATCGTCAAAGAAAGCCCCATCACCCATCGCCCTTGGGGGAGCTATGAGGTTTTGGAAGAAACGCGATTCTACAAAATCAAAAAAATCATCGTCAAGCCCCACAAACGCCTAAGTCTCCAGAAACATTTTCACCGCAATGAGCATTGGATCGTTGTGAGTGGATCTGCTCTTGTCACCAATGGAGATGAGGAGATGTTTTTGCACAGCAATCAATCCACCTACATTCCGATGGGTTCGCCCCACCGCCTCGCCAATCCGGGCAAAATCGATCTAGTTCTGATTGAAGTGCAAATGGGCGAATATGTCGGAGAAGATGATATTGTGAGGCTTGAAGATGATTTTGCGCGTATTTAG
- a CDS encoding DNA ligase yields the protein MILRVFRFFVCFILATPYTLCAFELLQLAPFDPKVIENAPQNYLWSEKLDGMRAYWDGKHLYSKTGRLLDAPAFFVQGFPPFAIDGELWSKRGDFENIVSIIKSQGKKLQWRDLRFYIFEVPHQKGGLLERIGVLQQYLSQHSAPYIAIIPQHSFKDLQELHSVLEEIVAQGGEGIVLRDKHTPYYTKRNKLAMKMKKFQDKECKILSYIKGEGRFQNQVGALLCQDDQKIFKIGSGMSDEFRKNPPPIGTIITYKYFGFTKNGVPKYPTMLRIYPDFTSTNKEKQ from the coding sequence ATGATTTTGCGCGTATTTAGGTTTTTTGTATGCTTCATACTTGCTACGCCCTACACTCTTTGTGCGTTTGAGTTACTCCAACTCGCCCCATTTGATCCCAAAGTCATCGAAAACGCCCCACAAAATTATCTATGGAGTGAGAAACTTGATGGTATGCGTGCCTATTGGGACGGCAAACATCTCTATAGCAAAACTGGGCGTTTGCTTGACGCCCCTGCGTTTTTTGTCCAAGGGTTCCCTCCGTTTGCCATAGATGGAGAGCTATGGAGCAAAAGAGGCGATTTTGAAAACATTGTCTCTATCATCAAATCTCAAGGCAAAAAACTTCAATGGCGGGATTTGAGATTCTATATCTTTGAAGTCCCTCACCAAAAAGGCGGTCTCCTTGAGCGTATCGGCGTTTTGCAACAATACCTATCCCAACATTCAGCCCCATACATCGCAATCATTCCTCAGCATTCTTTCAAAGATTTGCAGGAATTGCACTCTGTGCTAGAAGAGATTGTGGCTCAAGGTGGAGAGGGGATCGTTTTGCGTGATAAGCATACGCCCTACTATACGAAGCGCAACAAGCTAGCGATGAAAATGAAAAAATTTCAGGATAAAGAATGTAAAATACTCTCTTACATCAAAGGAGAAGGTAGATTTCAAAACCAAGTTGGGGCTTTGCTTTGTCAAGATGATCAAAAAATCTTCAAGATCGGTAGCGGGATGAGTGATGAGTTTAGGAAAAATCCTCCACCCATCGGCACTATCATCACTTACAAATACTTTGGATTCACCAAAAATGGTGTGCCCAAATACCCCACAATGCTTAGGATCTATCCTGACTTCACTTCCACAAACAAGGAGAAACAATGA
- a CDS encoding DUF262 domain-containing protein: protein MKNKKYTLKTWLDDLLKKECQVRIPPLQRDYAQGRTSQKHIAQSFLNAIFEVLKGNGKLHIDFIYGYQKDNGFYLIDGQQRMTTLWLLHLLLYKKDKNDKENQIDHNEWLKNFSYSVRESSSLFCKNLLEKDFDTGSKSISEAIRAKGSEFVEAEDLHNDATIKAMLNMLDWINEKIKKCDKDIEVLIDNLENITFSVFDMGEFALGEELYIKMNARGKQLSKYENLKAFFEKDISDIALLGRIDTQWSDYFFDSKKPETFDIRGRNFLHYATLFFCLENLQDDKEQILKDWISKPNRPVEEKYYAPLKECGNIQLLDNLIALCESFKDNKKMDLLLKPKTSSFFDGQNGLNEVEICYFISLLCYVEKIKSVDGVIEDNLIDYLRVSRHFIENRPSATPNIKLLYKLFKHLSSSVNTTNIYGVLKKPESAYTFEDDKKFYKKIYDNEVRKAELIVESRKGENDWESILDKTSDHPSLIGRVKFLIDFADEKAKEYADKANKKLEIFKQYAEITMLILSKDFLENNLPLFQRALLSIEDYGFCKSSNSFYGSCKHLNYEDRQDWHWILSGNYGGKRKPTEAFKILLEKLSNYINGQNFTIDKIKLGLEAIIKGCVLSEKSWWEQLMISEEEMFKFIASGRIKFITYDREGEWYYYRIELLMGARKRVENLKKIRDLLNYAFYHFCKKVCGENSISGYKYSEKSGKPHFTLKGENVVCDIENNTIEIGNKKFELEYNNLFKEFKEILLEKFQDEINTNTINRNYEEYYSKHLTLS from the coding sequence ATGAAAAATAAAAAATATACACTCAAAACATGGCTTGATGATTTGCTAAAAAAAGAATGCCAAGTGAGGATTCCACCACTTCAGAGGGACTATGCACAAGGTAGGACATCTCAAAAGCATATCGCACAAAGTTTTTTGAATGCTATTTTTGAGGTTTTGAAAGGAAATGGCAAGTTGCACATTGATTTTATCTATGGCTATCAAAAAGACAATGGATTCTATTTGATTGATGGACAGCAAAGGATGACTACGCTATGGCTATTACATCTTTTGCTTTACAAAAAAGACAAAAACGATAAAGAAAATCAGATTGATCATAACGAATGGCTTAAAAATTTTTCTTATAGTGTGCGTGAAAGTTCTAGTCTTTTTTGTAAAAATTTGCTTGAGAAAGATTTTGATACGGGATCAAAAAGCATAAGCGAAGCAATTAGAGCTAAGGGAAGCGAGTTTGTCGAAGCAGAAGATTTGCATAATGATGCAACAATCAAAGCAATGCTCAATATGTTAGATTGGATTAATGAGAAAATCAAAAAGTGTGATAAAGACATTGAAGTTTTGATTGACAACCTAGAAAACATCACATTTAGTGTATTTGATATGGGTGAGTTTGCTTTGGGAGAAGAGCTATATATCAAAATGAATGCTAGAGGGAAACAGCTCAGCAAATATGAGAATCTTAAGGCATTTTTTGAAAAAGACATCTCTGATATAGCGTTGCTTGGTCGCATAGATACACAATGGAGTGATTATTTTTTTGATTCTAAGAAACCAGAAACTTTTGATATTAGAGGAAGGAATTTTTTGCATTATGCGACATTGTTTTTTTGTCTAGAAAATTTGCAAGATGATAAAGAGCAGATTCTAAAAGATTGGATTTCTAAGCCAAATCGCCCAGTAGAAGAGAAGTATTATGCTCCATTAAAAGAGTGTGGCAATATACAATTGCTCGATAACCTTATTGCACTTTGTGAATCATTTAAAGATAATAAAAAAATGGATTTATTGTTAAAACCTAAAACATCGAGTTTTTTTGATGGACAGAATGGTTTGAATGAAGTAGAAATATGCTATTTCATTTCACTGCTTTGCTATGTCGAGAAAATCAAAAGTGTAGATGGGGTAATTGAAGATAATCTTATAGATTATTTGAGAGTTTCTAGGCATTTTATCGAGAACCGCCCTTCAGCAACACCAAATATCAAACTACTCTACAAGCTTTTCAAACATCTCTCTAGCTCTGTCAATACCACAAATATTTATGGAGTCTTAAAAAAACCCGAATCGGCTTATACATTTGAAGATGACAAAAAGTTTTATAAAAAAATTTATGACAATGAGGTGCGTAAAGCTGAATTAATAGTAGAAAGTCGCAAGGGGGAAAATGATTGGGAGAGTATCTTAGATAAGACAAGTGATCACCCAAGTTTAATCGGACGCGTAAAATTCTTGATTGATTTTGCAGATGAAAAAGCAAAAGAATATGCAGATAAAGCAAATAAAAAATTAGAGATATTTAAGCAATATGCCGAAATCACAATGTTAATTTTGAGTAAAGATTTTCTTGAAAACAATCTCCCTCTTTTTCAAAGAGCTTTGTTGAGTATAGAGGATTATGGTTTTTGTAAATCATCAAATAGCTTTTATGGAAGTTGCAAGCATTTGAATTATGAGGATAGACAAGATTGGCATTGGATTTTAAGTGGAAATTATGGAGGCAAGCGTAAGCCAACTGAGGCTTTTAAAATTCTACTAGAGAAACTATCAAATTATATCAATGGACAAAACTTTACTATCGACAAGATTAAATTAGGGCTTGAAGCAATAATTAAAGGTTGTGTTTTGTCAGAAAAATCTTGGTGGGAACAACTGATGATAAGTGAAGAAGAGATGTTTAAATTTATAGCTTCTGGACGCATAAAGTTTATAACTTATGATCGAGAAGGAGAGTGGTATTACTATAGAATTGAATTACTAATGGGGGCAAGGAAAAGAGTGGAAAATTTGAAGAAAATCCGTGATTTATTGAATTATGCGTTTTATCATTTTTGCAAAAAGGTTTGTGGAGAAAATAGTATCAGTGGCTATAAATATTCGGAAAAAAGTGGAAAGCCACATTTTACGCTAAAAGGCGAGAATGTTGTTTGTGATATTGAAAACAATACTATTGAAATTGGAAACAAGAAATTTGAACTTGAATACAACAATCTTTTCAAAGAATTCAAAGAAATTCTTTTGGAAAAATTCCAAGATGAAATAAACACAAACACGATAAATCGCAATTATGAGGAATACTATTCTAAGCATTTAACGCTAAGCTAA
- a CDS encoding toxin-antitoxin system YwqK family antitoxin, which yields MLLDFLDDIELEQFEIRFQLIVQECRKLNFHMLDEVQEIYCNEELHKIPFKNGKCNGVAQIYYGNKKLGWEAFYKNDKREGFEKIYYPKSGKLRQEFFRKNDRRNGIAKTFYENGKLRREVFYKKSKKDGVEKNYYENGVLASEIFYKNDKKDGIQKHYDKNGVLEFQAFYKNDKIIEGVQKVFHNGELRFVIPYKDGLPNGIEKRYRGEEILVAETFYKNGKREGISKLYHGNGKLRGEIFYKNDKIEGIAKRFHENGALAVETFYKNDKRKGLERGYYNNGKSKSEIPYKNNKIDGIAKGYDENGDLLFELEYKAGELISGKHRGRAITQKKLEEINRGFDIAFSICK from the coding sequence ATGCTGTTGGATTTTTTGGATGATATAGAATTGGAGCAATTTGAGATACGATTCCAGCTCATTGTGCAAGAGTGCAGAAAATTAAACTTTCATATGCTTGATGAAGTGCAAGAGATCTATTGTAATGAGGAGCTACATAAAATCCCTTTCAAAAATGGCAAATGCAATGGAGTGGCACAAATCTATTATGGAAATAAAAAATTGGGGTGGGAGGCTTTTTATAAAAATGATAAGCGTGAGGGGTTTGAGAAGATTTATTATCCCAAAAGTGGAAAATTGAGACAGGAATTTTTTCGCAAAAACGATAGACGCAATGGCATAGCCAAAACATTCTATGAAAATGGAAAGTTAAGGAGAGAAGTCTTTTACAAAAAAAGCAAGAAAGATGGAGTAGAAAAAAATTACTACGAAAATGGGGTTTTGGCAAGTGAGATTTTCTACAAAAACGACAAAAAAGATGGCATCCAAAAACATTATGATAAAAATGGAGTATTGGAATTTCAAGCATTCTACAAAAACGACAAAATCATAGAAGGGGTGCAAAAAGTGTTTCATAATGGAGAGCTAAGGTTTGTGATTCCTTACAAAGATGGCTTACCCAATGGCATAGAAAAGCGATACCGCGGCGAAGAAATATTGGTCGCAGAAACTTTTTACAAAAACGGCAAACGCGAGGGAATAAGCAAACTCTACCACGGCAATGGAAAGCTAAGGGGTGAAATATTCTATAAAAATGACAAGATTGAGGGCATAGCAAAAAGATTCCACGAAAATGGAGCATTAGCCGTAGAAACCTTTTACAAAAATGACAAACGCAAGGGGTTAGAAAGAGGCTACTACAACAATGGAAAATCAAAAAGTGAAATTCCTTACAAAAATAACAAGATTGATGGCATAGCAAAAGGCTATGATGAAAATGGAGATCTACTCTTTGAGCTTGAATATAAGGCAGGAGAACTGATAAGTGGTAAGCATAGAGGCAGAGCAATAACACAAAAGAAGCTTGAAGAAATTAACAGAGGCTTTGATATAGCTTTTTCAATTTGTAAATAA